One genomic segment of Deltaproteobacteria bacterium includes these proteins:
- a CDS encoding protein kinase has protein sequence MTDLPRIPRYDLLEEVGSGGMSVVYRAVDTTLDREVAVKVLHRHLAGRDAERKRFRQEAQAVARLSHPNILEIHDYSGEDTADAWIVSEFIRGPTLRGFAETLGFGLPTIGALVAERLARALAHAHGIGIIHRDLKPENVMVQDDGTIKLTDFGIARMVDRDTRMTTTGTLLGSPAHMAPEIIEGKGCDARSDVFSLGTVLYWLVCGSLPFQGESPAEVLRKILEGEYPDPRQLDPRVSDPLAEIVRTSMAREKEDRYQSAEEMADAIAAHLADLGLERPADEVKAFFADPPRYKESLRERLIVAWLGRAERAVAQKKIPEAIGACDAVLGLDPSNERATLLLAQMRRRRERLRAFSALGVTAVMACAAGAVVVYWPPAVVSDAGDPGTVVGPEEKPLTPTLTAGTGETEVAAAEPDAAGVRPAIEGVTEEPVEVATVTPRPEPEVSPVVRPLVRPPVRKVPRPVRILLDNWADIYIDGKLAVEKFTEAKATLFHGPHELKVVREGFVTLEESFEVASGEGVQELRRRLVPRPATLVIESAQEGVLSVGDKLIGPVVGGRREVPITFETADGEYLLERPELLKVEKQGFEPWTETVRFRPGQTVRLTASMVPSS, from the coding sequence GTGACCGACCTCCCGCGCATCCCCCGCTACGACCTCCTCGAGGAGGTGGGCAGCGGCGGCATGAGCGTGGTCTACCGCGCCGTGGACACCACCCTGGACCGGGAGGTGGCGGTCAAGGTGCTCCACCGGCACCTGGCGGGGCGCGACGCCGAGCGCAAGCGCTTCCGCCAGGAGGCCCAGGCGGTGGCGCGCCTCTCCCACCCCAACATCCTGGAGATCCACGACTACTCGGGGGAGGACACCGCCGACGCCTGGATCGTCTCGGAGTTCATCCGGGGCCCGACCCTGCGGGGCTTCGCCGAGACCCTCGGCTTCGGCCTGCCGACCATCGGCGCCCTGGTGGCCGAGCGCCTCGCCCGGGCCCTGGCCCACGCGCACGGCATCGGGATCATCCACCGGGATCTGAAGCCCGAGAACGTGATGGTGCAGGACGACGGCACCATCAAGCTCACCGACTTCGGCATCGCCCGGATGGTCGACCGGGACACCCGGATGACGACCACGGGCACCCTCCTGGGCTCGCCGGCCCACATGGCGCCGGAGATCATCGAGGGCAAGGGCTGCGACGCGCGCTCGGACGTCTTCAGCCTCGGCACGGTGCTCTACTGGCTGGTCTGCGGCTCGCTGCCCTTCCAGGGGGAGAGCCCGGCGGAGGTGCTGCGGAAGATCCTCGAGGGCGAGTACCCGGACCCGCGGCAGCTGGATCCCCGGGTCTCGGATCCCCTCGCCGAGATCGTGCGGACCTCGATGGCCCGGGAGAAGGAGGACCGCTACCAGAGCGCCGAGGAGATGGCGGACGCCATCGCCGCTCACCTCGCGGATCTGGGCCTCGAGCGGCCCGCGGACGAGGTGAAGGCCTTCTTCGCCGATCCGCCCCGCTACAAGGAGAGCCTGCGCGAGCGCCTGATCGTGGCCTGGCTCGGCCGCGCGGAGCGCGCGGTCGCGCAGAAGAAGATCCCCGAGGCCATCGGCGCCTGCGACGCGGTGCTCGGCCTGGATCCGAGCAACGAGCGGGCGACCCTGCTGCTGGCGCAGATGCGGCGGCGGAGGGAGCGGCTGCGGGCGTTCTCGGCGTTGGGGGTCACGGCGGTGATGGCGTGTGCGGCGGGGGCGGTCGTCGTCTACTGGCCGCCGGCGGTGGTCTCGGACGCGGGTGATCCGGGAACCGTGGTGGGTCCAGAGGAAAAGCCGCTGACGCCGACGCTGACTGCGGGCACAGGCGAGACGGAGGTGGCCGCCGCGGAACCAGATGCGGCAGGGGTACGCCCGGCGATCGAAGGTGTGACGGAGGAGCCGGTGGAGGTGGCCACCGTGACGCCGCGGCCGGAGCCGGAGGTCTCGCCGGTGGTGAGGCCGCTGGTGCGGCCGCCGGTGAGGAAGGTGCCGCGGCCGGTCCGGATCCTCCTCGACAACTGGGCGGACATCTACATCGACGGGAAGCTGGCGGTCGAGAAGTTCACCGAGGCGAAGGCGACCCTCTTCCACGGGCCTCACGAGCTGAAGGTGGTGCGCGAGGGCTTCGTCACCCTCGAGGAGAGCTTCGAGGTGGCGAGCGGCGAGGGGGTGCAGGAGCTGCGACGCCGGCTGGTCCCCCGCCCGGCGACCCTGGTGATCGAGAGCGCCCAGGAGGGCGTCCTCTCGGTGGGTGACAAGCTGATCGGTCCGGTGGTGGGCGGCCGGCGCGAGGTGCCCATCACCTTCGAGACCGCCGACGGCGAGTACCTCCTCGAGCGCCCCGAGCTCTTGAAGGTCGAGAAGCAGGGCTTCGAGCCCTGGACCGAGACGGTGAGGTTCCGTCCCGGGCAGACGGTGAGGCTGACCGCCAGCATGGTGCCCTCGTCATGA
- the lon gene encoding endopeptidase La, translating to MSDQNPTPPANLTADVPEELPILPLRNSVFFPGGVLPLAVGRKKTIALIKEAVRDDSLIGVVSQRRAEDEDPSETDLYTVGTVARIVKLLKMGDDNYSLVVQGLARFRVKSLAQTEPFLKAKIDPVSVDEGAESDVEVQALAINLKKLASEVIDLMPDLPAAATELIESITEPGHLADLIAANIDVPIDEKQTVLETIDVKARMKLVMELLNRKREILKLSNKIETQVKGEMSKTQREYYLRQQLKAIKEELGELGEDEEEVDELGERLRKAALPAEVEKVAMKELNRLKNIPTASSEYTVARTYLEWVADLPWKRQTEDNLDIKNAREVFESRHYGLEKVKKRILEYLAVRKLKKDMKGPILCLVGPPGVGKTSLGQAIADALGRKFVRMSLGGVRDEAEIRGHRRTYVGALPGRIIQSMKKAGTVNPVMMLDEIDKLGQDFRGDPASALLEVLDPEQNNTFSDHYLDVAYDLSKVMFIATANLLDPIPAPLRDRMEIIELPGYTFDEKTHIATRHLIPKQIEEHGLTDDHMSLEDSGLRSIITDYTREAGVRNLERRVADVCRGVAVKVAEAEEGEFERCVVDKDSLHSYLGPQKYFSEVAERTEVAGVATGLAWTAAGGELLFIEITKMAGAGKLILTGQLGDVMKESAQAALSYVRSKADNLGVDPHFLDKSDIHIHFPAGAIPKDGPSAGVTIFTALTSLLTGIKVRHDVAMTGECTLRGLVLPVGGIKEKVLAAHRAGIKTVILPERNRKDLEDVPKQAKDEMEFVFATHMDDVLGVALEKDGDTATKKKTRKAGGSAPKAGEAPAS from the coding sequence ATGAGCGACCAGAACCCGACCCCTCCGGCCAACTTGACGGCGGATGTGCCCGAAGAGCTGCCCATCCTCCCTCTGCGGAACTCCGTCTTCTTCCCCGGCGGGGTCCTGCCCCTGGCCGTGGGCCGGAAGAAGACCATCGCCCTCATCAAGGAGGCGGTGCGGGACGACTCGCTGATCGGCGTGGTCTCCCAGCGCCGCGCCGAGGACGAGGACCCCAGCGAGACCGATCTCTACACGGTGGGCACCGTGGCCCGGATCGTGAAGCTGCTGAAGATGGGCGACGACAACTACTCCCTGGTCGTCCAAGGCCTCGCCCGCTTCCGGGTAAAGTCCCTCGCCCAGACCGAGCCCTTCCTGAAGGCGAAGATCGACCCGGTCTCGGTCGACGAGGGCGCCGAGTCCGACGTCGAGGTGCAGGCCCTGGCGATCAACCTCAAGAAGCTCGCCAGCGAGGTCATCGACCTGATGCCCGACCTGCCGGCGGCGGCCACCGAGCTGATCGAGTCGATCACCGAGCCGGGGCACCTCGCCGATCTGATCGCGGCGAACATCGACGTTCCGATCGACGAGAAGCAGACGGTCCTCGAGACCATCGACGTCAAGGCCCGGATGAAGCTCGTGATGGAGCTCCTCAACCGCAAGCGCGAGATCCTGAAGCTCTCGAACAAGATCGAGACCCAGGTGAAGGGTGAGATGTCCAAGACCCAGCGCGAGTACTACCTGCGCCAGCAGCTCAAGGCGATCAAGGAAGAGCTCGGCGAGCTGGGCGAGGACGAGGAAGAGGTCGACGAGCTCGGCGAGCGGCTGCGCAAGGCCGCCCTCCCCGCCGAGGTCGAGAAGGTCGCGATGAAGGAGCTGAACCGGCTCAAGAACATCCCGACCGCCTCGAGCGAGTACACCGTCGCCCGCACCTACCTGGAGTGGGTCGCCGATCTGCCCTGGAAGCGGCAGACCGAGGACAACCTCGACATCAAGAACGCCCGGGAGGTCTTCGAGTCGCGCCACTACGGCCTGGAGAAGGTCAAGAAGCGCATCCTCGAGTACCTCGCCGTCCGCAAGCTGAAGAAGGACATGAAGGGCCCCATCCTCTGCCTGGTGGGCCCCCCGGGCGTTGGCAAGACCTCCCTGGGTCAGGCCATCGCCGACGCCCTCGGCCGCAAGTTCGTGCGCATGTCGCTGGGCGGCGTGCGGGACGAGGCCGAGATCCGCGGCCACCGGCGCACCTACGTCGGCGCCCTCCCCGGCCGGATCATCCAGAGCATGAAGAAGGCCGGGACCGTGAACCCGGTGATGATGCTCGACGAGATCGACAAGCTGGGCCAGGACTTCCGCGGCGACCCGGCCTCGGCCCTCCTCGAGGTCCTCGATCCCGAGCAGAACAACACCTTCTCGGATCACTACCTCGACGTGGCCTACGACCTCTCGAAGGTGATGTTCATCGCCACGGCCAACCTCCTCGATCCCATCCCGGCGCCCCTGCGGGACCGGATGGAGATCATCGAGCTGCCCGGCTACACCTTCGACGAGAAGACCCACATCGCCACCCGGCACCTCATCCCCAAGCAGATCGAGGAGCACGGCCTCACCGACGATCACATGTCCCTCGAGGACAGCGGCCTGCGCTCGATCATCACCGACTACACCCGCGAGGCCGGCGTCCGGAACCTCGAGCGGCGCGTCGCCGACGTCTGCCGCGGCGTGGCGGTGAAGGTGGCCGAGGCCGAGGAGGGCGAGTTCGAGCGCTGCGTCGTCGACAAGGACTCGCTGCACTCCTACCTCGGGCCCCAGAAGTACTTCTCCGAGGTGGCCGAGCGCACCGAGGTGGCCGGCGTGGCCACCGGCCTCGCCTGGACCGCCGCCGGCGGTGAGCTCCTCTTCATCGAGATCACCAAGATGGCCGGCGCGGGCAAGCTGATCCTCACCGGTCAGCTCGGCGACGTCATGAAGGAGTCCGCGCAGGCGGCCCTCTCCTACGTCCGCTCGAAGGCCGACAACCTGGGCGTGGATCCGCACTTCCTCGACAAGAGCGACATCCACATCCACTTCCCGGCCGGCGCCATCCCCAAGGACGGCCCCTCCGCGGGCGTGACGATCTTCACCGCCCTCACCAGCCTCCTCACGGGCATCAAGGTCCGCCACGACGTGGCGATGACCGGCGAGTGCACCCTGCGGGGCCTGGTCCTGCCCGTCGGCGGCATCAAGGAGAAGGTCCTCGCCGCCCACCGGGCCGGCATCAAGACCGTCATCCTCCCCGAGCGCAACCGCAAGGACCTCGAGGACGTGCCCAAGCAGGCCAAGGACGAGATGGAGTTCGTCTTCGCCACCCACATGGACGACGTCCTCGGCGTGGCCCTCGAGAAGGACGGCGACACCGCCACCAAGAAGAAGACCCGCAAGGCGGGGGGCAGCGCGCCGAAGGCGGGCGAGGCTCCGGCCAGCTAG
- a CDS encoding long-chain fatty acid--CoA ligase, translated as MENLPAIFLRTVGRLGERTAAQHFEGGHWRESTWSELEERARARAAGLLARGIRPGDRVALMAQTSLDWIVCELAIHFTGAVCVPIYATLLAEDIAYLVNDSGSRLAFVQGRELLTRFEEKRPSMPDLEGVILMEGEGDGEWVSDLPQLRQQGERHLADHPEGLEERLAGIQADDVAHFIYTSGTTGPPKGVVLTHANWAFEAKATEAVGLVGPEDQSLAFLPLAHSYAQVLKTVWFTLGHPTCFARDLTTIVEDMAHARPTVMAGVPRIFEKVHAKIVATGMASPGLKGVLFAQAMRQVDAYAAARRSGRRYASPGFFLMKRLVFTKLAARLKELFGGRLRFFVSGGAPLSPTIAYFFELCGVEILEGYGLTETSAASTVCRPGRNKIGTVGIPVPGVEVKIAEDGEVLIRGPHIMRGYHGKPEATAEVLEPDGWFHSGDIGRLDDEGYLKITDRKKDLIVTAGGKNIAPQNIENRLKAYPLISQAVVHGDRRKFLTALVTLDEEAAAKVAEEARSPARGLAELSVDSAVKAAVAAAVADLNGSLASYETIKKHAILPYELSQEGGELTPSLKVKRRVLETRHAELLDGFYDEKY; from the coding sequence ATGGAGAACCTCCCTGCCATCTTCCTGCGCACCGTGGGGCGCCTGGGGGAGCGCACCGCCGCTCAGCACTTCGAGGGCGGCCACTGGCGGGAGAGCACCTGGAGCGAGCTCGAGGAGCGCGCCCGGGCGCGGGCCGCCGGCCTGCTGGCCCGGGGCATCCGGCCCGGAGACCGGGTCGCCCTCATGGCCCAGACCTCCCTCGACTGGATCGTCTGCGAGCTCGCCATCCACTTCACCGGCGCGGTCTGCGTCCCCATCTACGCGACCCTGCTGGCCGAGGACATCGCCTACCTGGTGAACGACTCCGGCTCGCGCCTGGCCTTCGTCCAGGGCCGCGAGCTCCTCACCCGCTTCGAGGAGAAGCGGCCCTCCATGCCGGACCTCGAGGGGGTGATCCTCATGGAGGGGGAGGGGGACGGAGAGTGGGTCTCGGACCTCCCCCAGCTGCGCCAGCAGGGGGAGCGGCACCTCGCGGACCACCCCGAGGGGCTCGAGGAGCGGCTGGCGGGCATCCAGGCCGACGACGTCGCCCACTTCATCTACACCAGCGGCACCACCGGCCCGCCCAAGGGGGTCGTCCTCACCCACGCCAACTGGGCCTTCGAGGCGAAGGCCACCGAGGCGGTGGGGCTGGTCGGCCCCGAGGATCAGAGCCTGGCCTTCCTTCCCCTGGCGCACTCCTACGCCCAGGTGCTCAAGACGGTGTGGTTCACCCTGGGGCACCCGACCTGCTTCGCCCGGGACCTCACCACCATCGTCGAGGACATGGCCCACGCCCGCCCGACGGTGATGGCCGGCGTGCCCCGGATCTTCGAGAAGGTCCACGCCAAGATCGTCGCCACCGGCATGGCCTCCCCGGGCCTCAAGGGGGTGCTCTTCGCCCAGGCGATGCGGCAGGTCGACGCCTACGCGGCGGCCCGCCGGTCGGGGCGCCGCTACGCCTCCCCGGGCTTCTTCCTGATGAAGCGCCTGGTCTTCACCAAGCTCGCGGCCCGGCTGAAGGAGCTCTTCGGCGGGCGCCTGCGCTTCTTCGTCTCGGGCGGCGCGCCCCTCTCACCGACCATCGCCTACTTCTTCGAGCTCTGCGGGGTGGAGATCCTCGAGGGTTACGGCCTGACCGAGACCTCGGCGGCCTCGACCGTCTGCCGGCCGGGCCGCAACAAGATCGGCACCGTCGGCATCCCGGTCCCGGGGGTCGAGGTGAAGATCGCCGAGGACGGCGAGGTGCTCATCCGCGGCCCGCACATCATGCGGGGCTACCACGGGAAGCCCGAGGCCACCGCCGAGGTGCTGGAGCCGGACGGCTGGTTCCACAGCGGCGACATCGGTCGGCTCGACGACGAGGGCTACCTGAAGATCACCGACCGCAAGAAGGACCTGATCGTCACCGCGGGCGGGAAGAACATCGCCCCGCAGAACATCGAGAACCGGCTCAAGGCCTATCCGCTCATCTCCCAGGCCGTGGTCCACGGTGATCGCCGGAAGTTCCTCACCGCCCTCGTCACCCTCGACGAGGAGGCGGCGGCCAAGGTCGCCGAGGAGGCCCGCTCGCCGGCCCGCGGCCTGGCCGAGCTCTCGGTGGACTCCGCGGTGAAGGCGGCGGTCGCCGCGGCGGTGGCCGACCTCAACGGGAGCCTGGCCTCCTACGAGACGATCAAGAAGCACGCGATCCTGCCCTACGAGCTCTCCCAGGAGGGAGGCGAGCTGACGCCCTCCCTGAAGGTGAAGCGGCGCGTCCTGGAGACGCGCCACGCGGAGCTGCTCGACGGCTTCTACGACGAGAAATACTGA
- a CDS encoding AMP-dependent synthetase/ligase has protein sequence MSENVASIFLATCARKGDTVAARFKKDGAWRTYSWKELEGRARAIAAGLILDGVQAGDRVNILGSTSIDWVLAELGVHLAGATSVPIYHSNTPDEVQYVVENSGGSYAFVDGPEQLAKFEEIKARIPAVKRVVRWDAAGEGDWIRGVEDLMSAGEGDEGAKKTLEERIEAIDPDLTAVIIYTSGTTGPPKGVILPHSAWAYEAKAVEKLNLVEEDDIQMFWLPLAHSFAQVLKTAWYHLGHEMAFAESIERLVPNLAEARPTVMACVPRIFEKVFTKVISGGLESPGIKGKLFAWAMGHFDRYADAKRKGQEYGGVGFALANKLVFSKVAEKLSGTFGGRMRFFLSGGAPLSPTIAYFFDIAGIMILEGYGLTETSAATCVNLPHKIKIGTVGPAIPGSELKIAADGEIMIRGPGVMKGYYGNEEATKEAFDAEGWFHSGDIGELDADGYLKITDRKKDIIVTAGGKNVAPQNIENQLKTAPLVSQVVVHGDKRKFLSALFTLDEENAKALAAKEGLGDLSIPELAKHPRIREEIQKHVDAVNAGLASYETVKKFAILEADFTQESGELTASLKVKRRVVEKGNQAILDAFYGESY, from the coding sequence ATGAGCGAGAACGTCGCCTCGATCTTCCTGGCCACCTGCGCCCGCAAGGGGGACACGGTCGCCGCCCGCTTCAAGAAGGACGGCGCCTGGCGCACCTACAGCTGGAAGGAGCTGGAGGGCCGGGCCCGGGCCATCGCCGCCGGCCTGATCCTGGACGGGGTGCAGGCGGGGGACCGCGTGAACATCCTCGGGAGCACCAGCATCGACTGGGTGCTGGCCGAGCTGGGCGTCCACCTGGCCGGCGCCACCTCGGTGCCCATCTACCACTCCAACACCCCCGACGAGGTGCAGTACGTCGTGGAGAACTCGGGGGGCAGCTACGCCTTCGTCGACGGGCCGGAGCAGCTGGCCAAGTTCGAGGAGATCAAGGCCCGGATCCCGGCGGTGAAGCGGGTGGTGCGCTGGGACGCCGCCGGCGAGGGCGACTGGATCCGGGGCGTCGAGGACCTGATGAGCGCGGGGGAGGGTGACGAGGGGGCGAAGAAGACCCTCGAGGAACGGATCGAGGCCATCGATCCGGACCTGACCGCCGTCATCATCTACACCTCGGGGACCACCGGGCCGCCCAAGGGCGTGATCCTGCCGCACTCCGCCTGGGCCTACGAGGCCAAGGCCGTGGAGAAGCTGAACCTGGTGGAGGAGGACGACATCCAGATGTTCTGGCTGCCGCTCGCGCACTCCTTCGCCCAGGTGCTCAAGACGGCCTGGTACCACCTGGGCCACGAGATGGCCTTCGCCGAGAGCATCGAGCGGCTGGTGCCGAACCTGGCCGAGGCCCGCCCCACGGTGATGGCCTGCGTGCCGCGGATCTTCGAGAAGGTGTTCACGAAGGTGATCTCCGGCGGCCTGGAGTCCCCGGGGATCAAGGGGAAGCTCTTCGCCTGGGCGATGGGGCACTTCGACCGCTACGCCGACGCCAAGCGCAAGGGTCAGGAGTACGGCGGCGTGGGCTTCGCCCTGGCCAACAAGCTGGTCTTCTCCAAGGTGGCCGAGAAGCTCTCGGGCACCTTCGGCGGCCGGATGCGCTTCTTCCTCTCGGGTGGGGCGCCCCTCTCGCCGACCATCGCCTACTTCTTCGATATCGCCGGCATCATGATCCTCGAGGGCTACGGCCTCACCGAGACCTCGGCGGCCACCTGCGTGAACCTGCCCCACAAGATCAAGATCGGCACCGTGGGGCCGGCGATCCCGGGCTCCGAGCTGAAGATCGCCGCGGACGGCGAGATCATGATCCGCGGCCCGGGCGTGATGAAGGGCTACTACGGCAACGAGGAGGCGACGAAGGAGGCCTTCGACGCGGAGGGCTGGTTCCACAGCGGCGACATCGGTGAGCTCGACGCGGACGGCTACCTGAAGATCACCGACCGCAAGAAGGACATCATCGTCACCGCGGGCGGGAAGAACGTCGCCCCGCAGAACATCGAGAACCAGCTGAAGACCGCGCCCCTGGTCTCCCAGGTCGTGGTCCACGGGGACAAGCGCAAGTTCCTCTCGGCCCTCTTCACCCTCGACGAGGAGAACGCGAAGGCGCTGGCGGCGAAGGAGGGGCTCGGAGACCTCTCGATCCCCGAGCTCGCGAAGCACCCCCGCATCCGCGAGGAGATCCAGAAGCACGTCGACGCGGTGAACGCCGGCCTGGCCTCCTACGAGACCGTGAAGAAGTTCGCCATCCTCGAGGCCGACTTCACCCAGGAGTCCGGCGAGCTGACCGCCTCCCTGAAGGTGAAGCGCCGGGTGGTGGAGAAGGGCAACCAGGCCATCCTCGATGCCTTCTACGGGGAGTCCTACTAG
- a CDS encoding FHA domain-containing protein, translated as MSDKSRAPRKVAIADHLWDAFEQMAEEMGSDREGLINQAMFMFARLNGFLSAGGGEAPARVAAPAAAPAPERERPERPEPPILEEEEEDDDGREARRREVEERVLETAAKLERDIKGKNRPEPEPEPEPEPEPEPEPEPEPDSEFDDLEDEEGEFEEEEDFIDDDEIDDDEIVDELMGEVSRKNLYLMSEDGELDKIVKERFLIGRGKHCDFIIQSGKVSREHAVIVREDDGFYIEDLGSSNGTWHNKKRIKRRKIEDGDEYYVCSEKVKMVIR; from the coding sequence ATGAGCGACAAGAGTCGAGCGCCGCGGAAGGTAGCGATCGCAGACCACCTCTGGGATGCGTTCGAGCAGATGGCCGAGGAGATGGGCTCCGACCGGGAGGGCCTCATCAACCAGGCGATGTTCATGTTCGCCAGGCTGAACGGCTTCCTCTCGGCCGGGGGCGGTGAGGCCCCGGCGAGGGTCGCGGCCCCGGCGGCGGCCCCCGCGCCGGAGCGCGAGCGCCCCGAGCGCCCCGAGCCCCCCATCCTCGAGGAGGAGGAGGAGGACGACGACGGCCGGGAGGCCCGCCGGCGCGAGGTCGAAGAGCGGGTCCTGGAGACCGCCGCCAAGCTCGAGCGTGACATCAAGGGCAAGAACCGCCCCGAGCCGGAGCCCGAGCCCGAGCCCGAGCCGGAGCCGGAGCCGGAGCCGGAGCCGGAGCCCGACTCCGAGTTCGACGACCTCGAGGACGAGGAGGGCGAGTTCGAGGAGGAAGAGGACTTCATCGACGACGACGAGATCGACGACGACGAGATCGTCGACGAGCTCATGGGCGAGGTCAGCCGCAAGAACCTCTACCTGATGTCCGAGGACGGCGAGCTCGACAAGATCGTCAAGGAGCGCTTCCTCATCGGCCGCGGCAAGCACTGCGACTTCATCATCCAGTCCGGCAAGGTCAGCCGCGAGCACGCGGTCATCGTCCGGGAGGACGACGGCTTCTACATCGAGGACCTCGGCTCCTCGAACGGCACCTGGCACAACAAGAAGCGGATCAAGCGGCGCAAGATCGAGGACGGGGACGAGTACTACGTCTGCTCCGAGAAGGTGAAGATGGTCATCCGCTAG
- a CDS encoding A24 family peptidase: MEMLGEGAPFTTPQWVLAGVATLICLISIYTDLKDRKILNVVTLPAIVVGLVLHLVFWGWSQSTGMGLKWSFIGLVAGALPFLIFVSINAQSFGMGDLKLVAALGALTGFPFILDIFVRLALAGGILAIAVLLWQGKLGRTLLGMVRRERAPEGAQGNEEGEEPSTEGYPSGDKKVYIPYGVAIAAGAIWAFVAEFSRSGMGN, translated from the coding sequence ATGGAAATGCTCGGGGAAGGCGCGCCCTTCACCACGCCACAGTGGGTGCTCGCCGGCGTCGCGACGCTGATCTGTCTGATCTCGATCTACACCGACCTCAAGGATCGCAAGATCCTGAACGTCGTGACCCTCCCCGCCATCGTGGTGGGGCTGGTGCTCCACCTGGTCTTCTGGGGCTGGTCCCAGAGCACCGGGATGGGCCTGAAGTGGAGCTTCATCGGCCTCGTCGCCGGTGCGCTGCCCTTCCTGATCTTCGTCTCCATCAACGCCCAGTCCTTCGGGATGGGGGATCTGAAGCTGGTGGCGGCCCTGGGGGCGCTCACGGGCTTCCCCTTCATCCTCGACATCTTCGTGCGCCTGGCCCTGGCCGGCGGGATCCTCGCCATCGCGGTGCTGCTCTGGCAGGGGAAGCTCGGCCGGACCTTGCTGGGGATGGTGCGGCGCGAGCGCGCCCCCGAGGGCGCGCAGGGCAATGAAGAGGGGGAAGAACCCTCGACGGAGGGCTATCCCTCGGGAGACAAAAAGGTCTACATTCCTTACGGCGTTGCGATCGCCGCGGGTGCCATCTGGGCCTTCGTGGCTGAATTCTCGAGATCTGGCATGGGGAATTGA